One Pygocentrus nattereri isolate fPygNat1 chromosome 23, fPygNat1.pri, whole genome shotgun sequence genomic window carries:
- the LOC119262217 gene encoding uncharacterized protein LOC119262217 has protein sequence MNVYEDAPSGSRMEMSECVKTEDVYQTLHQPPPVKNPNPAHEPVRSCRIKTVLMIFNTLLLIVILILNGLSTANQLQSAEVNKPEPQSADVKEMKASGEDSEREELWRLHDDVFYLFWEAEGNCSEALKFCKDRNSEIATTSGWDRFDHWMFLDESFHHPANPDHELWILSQANGRKLWVNMDSDTTGPLNETFRHCPPDEETPGNAEGMQGWVCEIRPRHLSHRHYRHFLSRRRYLEDYEDYFGDIVPDYDTAAPEHEIPALSVLSVKIYIITLCSGFTVLLNLL, from the exons atgaaTGTTTATGAGGACGCGCCGTCGGGGAGCAGGATGGAGATGTCTGAGTGCGTGAAGACGGAGGACGTGTACCAGACTCTCCACCAGCCTCCTCCAGTGAAGAACCCAAACCCAGCACACG AGCCAGTGAGAAGCTGCAGGATAAAGACTGTGCTGATGATCTTCAACACTCTGCTATTGATCGTCATCCTGATATTGAACGGACTCTCCA CTGCAAATCAATTACAAAGTGCTGAAGTGAACAAGCCAGAACCACAAAGTGCTGACGTAAAGGAAATGAAAGCCTCTG gtgaggacagtgagagagaggagctgtGGCGTCTCCACGACGATGTGTTTTATCTGTTCTGGGAGGCTGAGGGGAACTGCAGCGAGGCCCTGAAGTTCTGTAAAGATAGAAACTCAGAAATTGCCACCACTTCAGGCTGGGATAGATTTGATCACTGGATGTTTCTGGATGAATCTTTTCACCACCCTGCAAATCCTGATCACGAG ctCTGGATTCTGTCTCAGGCAAACGGGAGGAAGCTGTGGGTGAATATG GATAGTGATACGACTGGACCCTTGAATGAGACCTTCCGTCATTGTCCACCAGATGAAGAAACCCCAGGAAACGCAGAGGGAATGCAGGGCTGGGTGTGTGAAATCAGACCACGACATTTAAGTCATAGACATTATCGACATTTTCTAAGTCGTAGACGTTATCTTGAGGATTATGaagattattttggagatattgtACCAGATTATGACACAGCAGCACCTGAGCATGAGATCCCTGCActgtctgttctctctgtgaAGATCTACATTATTACACTCTGTTCTGGCTTTACTGTACTTCTGAACCTTCTCTGA
- the LOC119262288 gene encoding cell division control protein 2 homolog 3-like codes for MDDDMPLSVQVVHHSTVQLFSQNSTGRLILTVLIDYVEEPNSIIHCGAGDSVILPGMIGDGTAVAIKKSPMTEESINEMTTLHDLNNSSIIQYKFSASCSGFTYLVMELVEQTLEKNIKNYSPKERKQILKTFLHGLSYLHEKKIIHGDVKPQHVLVDKNATAKLIDFKKSKGVEDGDIKIQEEIKKAANVAYYILSGGESYPQSDGDGSWSNKCLILDLIEGMIRSGSLEYALHHPIFWSEIRQTWYLQAVGNFIIHSKYDEGVKRKLIKASKGKSFMTWRQQVEKDFAGLLEGMDKYLKTPYPDNTWGLLRFIRNVYQHRAELALSMKFTSPHLTSLRPSTYLLRRWAGTPGDLYRTSSPNGRVFGVTVL; via the exons ATGGATGACGACATGCCTCTCTCAGTTCAAGTGGTGCACCACTCAACAGTTCAACTGTTTTCTCAAAACAGTACAGGACGTTTAATACTTACTGTTCTGATAGATTACGTGGAAGAACCCAACTCTATAATACATTGTGGGGCAGGTGACTCAGTCATCCTGCCGGGCATGATTGGTGATGGCACTGCAGTAGCCATCAAAAAGAGCCCTATGACTGAAGAATCAATCAATGAAATGACAACACTTCATGACTTAAATAACTCCAGCATTATACAATATAAATTTAGTGCTAGTTGTTCAGGCTTCACATATCTCGTTATGGAGCTTGTAGAACAAACACTAGAGAAAAACATCAAGAATTACTCCCCAAAGGAAAGGAAACAAATTCTGAAGACCTTTCTGCACGGGTTATCTTACCTTCATGAGAAGAAGATTATTCACGGTGATGTTAAACCTCAGCATGTTCTAGTGG ACAAAAATGCAACTGCCAAACTAATTGATTTCAAAAAGAGTAAAGGAGTGGAGGATGGTGATATCAAGATCCAAGAAGAAATCAag AAAGCTGCTAATGTGGCATATTATATCCTCTCTGGTGGAGAGTCTTACCCTCAGTCTGACGGTGATGGCAGCTGGAGTAACAAGTGCCTCATCCTGGACCTCATTGAGGGCATGATCCGCTCAGGAAGTCTGGAGTATGCTCTCCACCACCCCATCTTCTGGTCCGAGATCCG ACAGACGTGGTACCTGCAGGCTGTGGGGAACttcataattcatagtaaatatgACGAAGGGGTCAAACGGAAACTCATCAAAGCATCCAAGGGCAAGTCTTTCATGACGTGGCGACAACAG gTGGAAAAAGATTTTGCTGGGCTTTTGGAGGGCATGGATAAGTATTTGAAGACCCCCTACCCGGACAATACATGGGGGCTTCTGCGCTTCATACGCAATGTGTACCAACACAG AGCTGAGCTGGCCCTGTCCATGAAGTTCACCTCACCTCACCTGACCTCTTTGAGACCGTCTACTTATTTGCTGAGGAGATGGGCTGGAACTCCAGGAGATCTCTACAGGACATCTTCACCGAATGGGAGAGTCTTTGGCGTCACTGTGTTATGA